Part of the Mycolicibacterium thermoresistibile genome, CGGCGGTTCTGGCGTTACTGCCGCTGGTGTCGGCGGCCGGCCCCGCGGCGGTGCTCGCGGTGCTGATCGGGGTGAACATCGGCCCCAACCTCAGCTACCTGGGATCGCTGTCGAATCTGTTGTGGCGCAACGCGGTGCAGCCCGACATCCCGGCCGGATTCGGCGAGTTCTCCCGGATCGGGCTGATGACCGCACCGCTGACGCTGGTGGCGTCGGTACTGGCGTTGTGGGTCAGCCTGCAGCTGTTCGGCACCTGAACGCCCGCACGGGATCCCGCGCAGTCAGCGTCGGCGCTGGCGGGCGATGTCGGCCAGCACCACACCGGCGGCCACCGAGGCGTTCAGCGATTCGGCCGGGCCCGCCATCGGAATCGACACCACCAGGTCACAGTTCTCCCGCACCAGCCGCGAGAGCCCCTTGCCCTCCGAACCGACCACGACGACCAGCGGTGTGGTGCCGTCGAGCTCGTCGAGCGTGGTGTCCCCGCCGGCATCCAGGCCGACGATCATCAGCCCGGCGTCCGCCCAGTTCTTCAACGTGCGGTTCAGATTCGTCGCGCGGGCCACCGGGACCCGCGCCGCGGCGCCGGCACTGGTCCGCCACGCCACCGCCGTCACCGAGGCCGACCGCCGCTGCGGGATCACCACGCCGTGCCCGGCGAACGCCGCCACCGAGCGCACGATCGCACCCAGGTTGCGCGGGTCGGAGATGTTGTCCAACGCCACCAGCAACGCCGGCTCGGTGTCGGTCGTCGCCCGCTCCAGCAGGTCGTCGGGATGCGCGTACTGGTACGGCGGCACCTGCAACGCGATGCCCTGATGCAGCCCGTTGGCGCTGATCCGGTCCAGATCGTGGCGGGGCACCTCCAGGATGGAGATCCCGGCGTCGGCGGCCAGCCGGACCGCCTCGGTCAACCGCTCATCGGCCTCGGTGCCCAGGGCGACGTACAGCGCGGTGGCCGGGACCTCGGCACGCAGACACTCGACGACCGGGTTGCGTCCCAGCACGATCTCGGTCTCGTCCTTCTGCGCGGCGGCGCGGCGCTGCTTCGCCTTCGCCGCCTGCGCGGCCCGCTTGGCCGCCGGATGGTTGGGCCGCATGTGGGCGGGTGGGGTGGCGCCACGCCCCTCCAGGCCGCGCCGGCGCACCCCGCCGGACCCGACCGTCGGCCCCTTCTTGGTGCCGGGTTTGCGGACCGCGCCGCGGCGGCGGGAGTTACCGGCCATCGCCGTCCCCGCTGCGGGTCGTGGCCTCCGTCGCCGTGACATCCAGCAGCGACCATTGCGGGCCGTCGGGGGTGTCTGTGACCTCGATACCGGCCTCCTTGAGCCGGTCGCGGATGGTGTCGGCCTGCGCCCAGTCCCGTCTGGCCCGGGCCTCCTCGCGCTCCTCGAGCGCCCAGCGCACCAGCACATCCAGCGCGGCCAGCGCCGCGGAGGACTCCCGGTCCGTCTCCCACCGCTCGTCGAGCGGATCGCAGCCGAGGATGCCCATCATCGCCCGGATGGATCGGGCGTGTTCCAGCGCCGACTCGTGATCGCCCGCGTTGAGCGCCCGGTTGCCCTCCGCGCGGGCGTGGTGCACCTCGGCCAGCGCGATCGGCACCGACAGGTCGTCGTCGAGCGCGGCGGCGAACTTCGGGGTCCACTCGCCGGGTTCCACCCCGCCGACCCGGATCCGCACCCGGTGCAGGAAGTCCTCGATACCGCGGTAGGCCTTGGCGGCGTCCTGCAGGGCGGTCTCGGAGAACTCCAGCATCGAGCGGTAGTGGGCGCTGCCCAGGTAGTAGCGCAGTTCGGCGGCGCGCACCCGCTCCAGCACGGCCGGGATCGCCAGCACATTGCCCAGCGACTTGCTCATCTTCTCGCCGCCCATGGTGACCCAGCCGTTGTGCAGCCAGTACTGCGCGAACCCGTCGCCAGCGGCGCGGCTCTGCGCGATCTCGTTCTCGTGGTGCGGGAAAACCAGATCCATTCCCCCGCAGTGGATGTCGAACTCCGAGCCCAGATAGGTGTGCGCCATCGCCGAGCACTCCAGATGCCAGCCGGGACGGCCCCGGCCCCACGGCGTCGGCCAGGACGGCTCACCGGGTTTGGCCGACTTCCACAGGGTGAAGTCACGCTGATCTCGTTTGCCGGTCGCCACCCCCTCGCCCTGATGGACGTCCTCGATGCGGTGCCCGGACAGCCGGCCGTACTCCGGGAAGCTCAGCACGTCGAAGTAGACGTCGCCGTCGCCGTCCGGGTTGGCGCGGTAGGCGTGGCCCTTCTCCAGCAGCCGTTCGATCAACTCGACCATCTGGGTGATGTGGCCGGTGGCCCGCGGCTCGGCCGACGGGGGCAGGACCCCGAGCGCGTCGTAGGCGGCGGTGAACGCCCGTTCGTAGGTGGCGGCCCACTCCCACCACGGCCGGCCGGCCTCGGCGGCCTTGGCCAGGATCTTGTCGTCGATGTCGGTGACGTTGCGGATGAACGCGACGTCGTAGCCCTTGGCCATCAGCCAGCGCCGCAGCACGTCGAAGGCGACCCCGCTGCGCACATGGCCGATGTGGGGCAATCCCTGGACGGTCGCGCCGCACAGGTAGATCGAGACATGACCGGCCCGGACGGGCACGAATTCACGCACGGCACCGGCCATGGTGTCATGCAGTCGCAGGCCGGCAGGGCTGTTGGTCACGACGTGCCAGCTTACCGGCCCACGGCCGGGCGGTTCTCACCCCCGACCGCCCCACCGACCAGCAGGGCCGTCGCGATCGCCGCGAGCCCCTCCCCGCGTCCGGTCAGACCGAGTCCGTCGGTGGTGGTGGCGGACACCGAAACGGGAGCCCCGAGCAGTTCGGTGAGCAGCCGCTGCGCCTCGGCACGCCGCGGCCCGACCTTGGGCCGGTTACCGATGACCTGGACCGCGGCGTTGCCGATCCGGAAACCTTCGGCCTCCACCAGGCCCCGCACGTGCCGGAGCATGTCGGCACCGGTCACCCCCTGCCATTCGGGGCGACCGGTGCCGAACACCTCACCGAGATCGCCGAGCCCCGCCGCACTCAACAGTGCGTCACACAGGGCATGCGCGGCGACATCCCCATCGGAATGACCCGCGCAGCCGTCGACCCCGTCGAACAGGAGCCCCAGCAGCCAGCACGGCCTACCGGGCTCGATCGGGTGGACATCGGTGCCGAGCCCGACCCGCGGGATCGACATCACCTGATCAGGATGCGGCGGCAAGAACCTCGTCGAGGATCGTCTCCGCCTTCGCGTCGTCGGTGTTCTCCGCCAACGCCAGCTCACCCACCAGGATCTGCCGGGCCTTGGCCAGCATCCGCTTCTCGCCGGCCGACAGGCCGCGCTCCTGGTCCCGACGCCACAGATCGCGGACCACCTCGGCGACCTTGTTCACGTCGCCGGAAGCCAACTTCTCGAGGTTGGCCTTGTAACGCCGCGACCAGTTCGTCGGCTCCTCGGTGTGCGGCGCCCGCAGCACCTGGAAGACTTTGTCGAGGCCTTCCTGCCCGACCACATCGCGCACGCCGACGTACTCAGCATTCTCGGCGGGCACTCGAACGGTGAGATCCCCCTGGGCGACCTTCAAGACGAGATACTCTTTCTGCTCGCCTTTGATGGTTCGGGTTTCGATCGCCTCGATCAACGCAGCACCGTGATGTGGATAGACAACGGTGTCTCCGACCTTAAAAATCATCAGTTTCGAGCCCCTTTCACCCCTTGATTCTAACACGGGGCCAACCGGCGTGCGGATCAACTGTGCAGGTCAGGGGCTATACCGGCGAAGATCGGGGGTTGACAGAACGGGCAATCCGTGCAATGCCGGAACACCGCCGCGGTGTTCTGCAGGTCACGTCGCGGGCGGGCTGTGACACCGGAGAGCACCGTTAAACCCTTGGCACAGTCGGCATGCGGGCCACCACGCGCCCGGTGGCCCGGCGCCGCGCGCGGGTTGCCGGGGACCTCCGCTACCGTCGCCATCCGCCACCTACTACTGTGCATAGTCGAATCACGGCGACCCAACCGTGACCGTCCTATCGTCGCCGTAAGCGTCGGCCGAGCAGGAGGCTTCCGTGAACCGCAGCAGAAGGCGCACTTGGTCCGTCATGTCACTGGCCGCCTGCGGGCTGGCCGCCACCGTGGCGCTGACCGGATGCAGCTCCGGGCAGATATCCCAGATGGCCACCCAGGAGCCCGCGGTCAACGGCACCCTGGCAGAAGTCGGTGACATCGCGCTGCGCAACATCCATCTGCAGGCCGAGCAGAGCGGTGACTTCATCGAGCCGGGCACCGACGTGCAGCTGATCTTCGTGGCCGCCACCGAGAACCCCCTCACCGAGGACAAGCTGGTCTCGATCACCTCCGAGGTGGGCACCGTCACGCTGACCGGCGACACCACCCTGCCGCGCGGCGGGATGCTGGTGGTCGGCACCCCCGCCGGCCAGGCCGAGGCGCTGGAGGACATCGAGGCGGCCGAGGTCGCCGAGGCCGAGGTGACGCTGTCCGAGCCGATCGCCAACGGTCTGCTCTACGACTTCACCTTCACGTTCGAGAAGGCCGGCGAGACCACCGTCTCGGTGCCGGTGTCGGCCGGCGACGCACCCCGCCGCAACTGACGCCCGCCGGGTGACCTCCGCCGATTCTGTCGGTCCCGCCGGATAGCGTCACGGCGTGGCCAGGCCAGGATCGAAGACGCGCCCGCAGTACCGCTGCTCGGAGTGCCACCACGTCACCGCCAAATGGGTCGGACGCTGCCCCGAATGCGGCACCTGGGGCACCGTCGACGAGATCGCCGGGCCCGTCGGGGGTGCCAACGGCAGGCACCGGGCGGTCGCGCCGGCCTCCCCGGCCGTGCCCATCAGTTCCATCGATCCCGGCACCACCCGCCACTTCCCCACCGGGGTGACCGAACTCGACCGGGTGCTGGGCGGCGGCCTGGTGCCGGGTTCGGTGACGCTGCTGGCCGGCGATCCGGGCGTCGGGAAGTCCACGCTGCTGCTGGAGGTCGCGCACCGGTGGGCGCGGGCGGGCCGGCGCGCACTGTATCTGTCCGGTGAGGAGTCCGCCGGTCAGATCCGGCTGCGGGCCGAACGCACCGGCTGCACCCATGATGAGGTGTTCCTGGCCGCCGAGTCGGATCTGCAGACCGCCTTGGGGCACATCGACGCCGTGCAACCCAGCCTGGTGGTCGTCGACTCGGTGCAGACGATGTCGACCACCGAGGCAGACGGGGTCACCGGCGGGGTCACCCAGGTGCGTGCCGTCACCACGGCGCTGACCTCATACGCCAAGGCCTCCGCTGCACCGGGGGTGGCGATGCTGCTGGTCGGCCATGTCACCAAGGACGGGGCGATCGCCGGTCCCCGTTCGCTGGAACATCTCGTCGACGTGGTGTTGCACTTCGAGGGGGACCGGACCACCGCGCTGCGGATGGTCCGCGGCGTCAAGAACCGGTTCGGCGCGGCCGACGAGGTGGGCTGCTTCCTGTTGCACGACAGCGGCATCGAATGCGTCGTCGACCCGTCCGGCCTGTTCCTCGATCAGCGTCCGGCGCCGGTGTCCGGTACCGCCGTCACCGTGACCCTGGACGGCAAGCGGCCGCTGATCGGCGAAGTGCAGGCACTGATCGGCGCCCCGGCCACCGGCACCCCGCGGCGCGCGGTCAGCGGTATCGATTCCGCGCGGGCCGCCATGATCACCGCGGTGCTGGAGAAACGGGCCCGGTTGCCGGTCGGCAGCAACGACATCTACCTGTCCACCGTCGGCGGCATGCGGCTGACCGACTCGTCCTCGGATCTGGCGGTCGCGTTGGCGATCGCCTCGGCCTACACCGATCTGCCGCTGCCCACCACCGCGGTCGCGATCGGTGAAGTCGGTCTGGCCGGGGACCTGCGCCGCGTCACCGGGATGGACCGGCGGCTCGCCGAGGCGGCCCGGTTGGGTTTCGGCACCGCGGTGATACCGCCCGGGGTGACGTCGGTGCCCCGGGGTCTGCGGGCGATCACCGCCGACAACATCACCGCGGCATTGCGGGTGTTGCGCGACATCGCGGACAATGGCGGCCGACAATAGCCGCGCCGGAAGCACCGACTCGGGAGGGCGGATGGCCGTCACATCGGGCAAACGCGCCGGCCGCACCGTGGTGTCCCTGGCGAGGCCGACCATGCGGGAGACGCTGGGGCGACTCGCACCCGGCACACCGCTGCGCGACGGGCTGGAACGCATCCTGCGCGGCCGCACCGGCGCGCTGATCGTGCTCGGCTACGACGACAGCGTCGAGGCCATCTGCGACGGCGGCTTCCCCCTCGACGTCCGCTACGCCCCGACCCGGCTGCGCGAGCTGTCGAAGATGGACGGCGCGATCGTGCTGTCCAGCGACGGATCCCGGATCCTGCGCGCCAATGTGCAGTTGGTGCCCGACCCGTCGATCCCCACCGACGAGTCCGGCACCCGGCACCGGTCGGCCGAGCGGACGGCGATCCAGACCGGCTATCCGGTGATCTCGGTGAGCCACTCGATGAGCATCGTGACGGTCTACGTCGCCGGAGAGCGGCACGTGATGCCCGATTCGGCGACCATCCTGTCGCGGGCCAACCAGACGATCGCCACGCTGGAGCGGTACAAGACCCGCCTCGACGAGGTGCTGCGGCAACTCTCGGCGGCCGAGATCGAGGACTTCGTGACCCTGCGCGATGTGATGACGGTGGTGCAGCGGTTGGAGATGGTCCGCCGGATCAGCCTCGAGATCGACGCCGATGTGGTCGAACTCGGCACCGACGGCCGACAGGTGAAGCTGCAGCTCGAGGAGCTCGTCGGGGACAACGACACCGCCCGCGAATTGATCGTGCGCGACTACCACGCCAACCCGGATCCGCCCGACGCCGCGCAGATCGCCGCCACCCTCGACGACCTCGACTCGCTCAGCGACAACGAGTTGTTGGACTTCACGGTGCTGGCGGCCGTCTTCGGCTATCCGTCCACCCCGGAGGCCCAGGATTCGGCGGTCAGTTCCCGGGGGTACCGCGCCATGGCGGGCATTCCGCGACTCCAGTTCGCCCACGTCGAGCTGCTGGTGCGGTCATTCGGGTCGCTGCAGGATCTGTTGGCCGCCAGCGCCGCCGACCTGCAGTCGGTGGAGGGCATCGGCTCGATGTGGGCGCGACACATCCGCGAAGGGTTGTCACAGCTGGCCGAGTCGACGATCGCCGACCGGCTGGCCTGACCGGTGTCGGCTCGGCCGGCGGCTCAGTTCGTCCCGGCTGCCGCCGGCTGCTCCTGCTGTTGCGGCGCCGGGCCGGGGGCGGGGCCATGACCCACCGGCGCGGCTTCGGACAGGATGAACGGCACCGGTGAGGACCGCAGATTGCCCAGCTGCACCACCAGGTTGTAGGTGCCCGGACCGATCGGCTCGCGCGGCAAGGGGCAGTTCGGCGCGGAACCCATACCGGTCCAGGTCACCTCGGTGGTCACCTGCTCACCGGGATTGAAGGTCTTGACCAGTGTCTCGTTCGACGGCGCGCAGTCCAGGTTGGACCACAGCCGGGTGTTGTCCAGCGAGTACACGTAGGCCGCCAGCACGGCCGCCCCGACGTCCCGCTTGCAGGCCACCAGGCCGATGTTGGTGACGACCATGGTGAACTTGGGCTGATCGCCGACGACGTACTCGGGCTGACTGGTGATGCCCTTGACCGCCAGCGTGGAGTCCGGGCAGTCGTCGCCCTCCCGTAGCACCGGCGGCGGCGTCACCGCCGCGGTCGGGGTGGGTGTGGGCGGCGGCGCCTCCTGCGGCGGCGGTTGGATCGGGGTCTTGACCTCGGGATCCGAGCCTGGCAGCGGGGTGGGACCGGCCTCGGCCTCCTCGGTGGCCGCGGGCTGCTCGGCGTTGGCGGCCTCGGTCTCGGCGTCCGGCCCGCCGCTGACCATCATGGCGACCACCGCGACGATGATGCCGATCACCACAACCGCGATACCCAGGGCCAGCGCTCTACGCCGCCAGTAAATCTGCGCGGGGAGCGGGCCTTGCGGTTCTAGATCGAGCACGTCCTCACAGTAAGGGCAGGTCACGCGCAGTCATGTGACCCGCCTCGGCGTGTCGCGCCTCAGGCTTCGCCGATATCGCCCAGGTATTCGCGCAACTGGGCCCGGCCGTCGGCCAGATGGTAGGTGACGCCGGCGATCGCCACATCGCCCGCGGCCACCCGCTCGGCGATCACGGTGGAACGATTACGCAGCTGATAGGTGGTTTCGTTGACGTGCCGCTCCTCGAACTCGTCCACCCGGGTCAGCCCGTCCCGACGCCCGAGCAGGATCGACGGGGTCACCCGCTCGACCACGTCGCGCACGTATCCGCCGGGCACCACACCCTCGTCGAGCGCCTCCAGCGTCGCCTTGACCGCACCGCAGCTGTCGTGGCCCAGCACCACGATCAGCGGGACCTCGAGCACGGTGACCGCGTACTCGACCGAACCCAGCACCGCGGCGTCGATGACATGCCCGGCGGTGCGCACCACGAACATGTCGCCCAGACCCTGGTCGAAGATGATCTCGGCGGCGACCCGGCTGTCCGCGCACCCGAACACCACGGCGGTCGGACCCTGTTCGTCGGTCAGCGTGGCGCGGTGCTCGATGCTCTGGCTGGGATGCAGCGGCTTACCTGCGACGAAGCGCTCGTTACCCTCCTTGAGTGCTTTCCACGCGGTTACCGGGCTGGTGTTGGGCATGGTGGCCATTGTGCCGCACCCGACGGTGAATATGCGCGCGACCGAGCTCCTGGGCTGGTATGAGCACGCCCGGCGGGATCTGCCCTGGCGCCGCCCCGGGGTGACTCCCTGGCAGATCCTGGTCAGCGAGGTGATGCTGCAGCAGACCCCGGTGGCGCGGGTGGCGCCGGTCTGGACCGAGTGGGTGACCCGCTGGCCCACCCCGTCGGCGACGGCCGCCGCCGGAGTGGCCGATGTGTTGCGCGCCTGGGGCAGGCTGGGATATCCGCGGCGCGCCAAACGCCTGCACGAATGCGCGGTGATCATCGCGACCCGTTTCGACGACGTGGTGCCCTCCGATGTCGACACCCTGCTCACCCTGCCCGGGGTGGGCAGCTACACCGCCCGCGCGGTGGCGTGTTTCGCCTACCGGCAACGGGTTCCGGTGGTCGACACCAACGTCCGGCGGGTGGTGACCCGGGTCGTCCACGGTGTGGCCCACGCCCCGCCGAGCAGCCGCGACCTCGACGAGGTCGCCGCGCTGCTGCCCGATGACGACACGGCGCCGCGGTTCTCGGCGGCGCTGATGGAGCTGGGTGCGACGGTGTGCACCGCGCGCAGCCCGCGGTGCGGCGACTGTCCGTTGAGCCGATGTCGTTGGCGGGAAAGGAAATACCCGCCGGCAACCGCGCCACGTCGGGTGCAGCGCTACGCCGGCACCGACCGGCAGGTTCGCGGACTGTTGCTGGACGTGCTGCGCAACAGCTCCGCACCGGTCGAGCGCGCCGCGCTGGACATGGTCTGGCTGACCGACACCGCCCAGCGCGATCGGGCGTTGCACTCGCTGTTGGCCGACGGCCTGGTGGAGCAGACTCCGGACGGCCGGTTCGCGCTGGCCGGGGAAGGGGAGCCGGATCAGTCCGTCACCTCGGCCCCGGATTCCGTTGACCCGGATGTGGTTGAGCCGCAGGCGAACCGACGCCGATAGTCCGACGGTGTCACCCCGATGACCCGGCGGAAGTGGTGGCGTAACAAGGTGGTGCTGCCGAATCCGCACCGGGCGGCGATCCGGTGGATGTCCAGATCGGTCTCCTCCAGCAGTCGGCGGGCGTAGAGCACCCGCTGATCGGTGACCCATTGCATCGGGGTGCGGCCGGTCTCCTCGACGAACCGTCGCGCGAAGGTGCGCGGCGACATGTTGGCCCGCCGCGCCAGCGACGCCACCGTATGCGTCTTGTCGAGGTTGCTCAGGATCCAATCGAGGTGGGGAGCAAAGCCTTCCGAGTGCCGAACCGGTATCGGCTGATCGATGAACTGTCGCTGCCCGCCGTCTCGTTGTGGCGGCACCACCATGTGCCGGGCGATCGTGTTGGTGACCTCGCTGCCCAGTTCGCGGCGCACCAGGTGCAGGCACGCGTCGATCCCGGCGGCGGTGCCGGCGCTGGTGATGAGGTCGCCGTCGTCGACGTAGAGCACGTTGCGGTCCACCCGCGCGGTCGGATAGCGGCGCGCCAACTCCTCGGTGAGACCCCAGTGGGTGGTGCACGGCCGGCCGTCGAGCAGGCCGGCCGCGCCGGCCAGGAACGCCCCCGAGCACACCGTGAGGATGATCGCCCCGGCGTCGGCGGCGGCGCGCACCGCGTCCAACGCCTCGGGCAGGTAGTCGTCCTGACGGATCGCCGGGATCGCCACCAGGTCGGCCCCGGCGAGTCCGTCCAGCCCGGAGTCGGGGGTGAGGGTGGCCCCGAACGAGGTGCGCACCGGTTGACCGGCCCGCGGCCCGCACACCGTGAAATCGACAGGCGGGACACCGTCGTCGGTGCGATCCACCCCGAACACTTCGCAGATCACCCCGAACTCGAAGATCGCCAGACCGTCGAGCACCAGTGCCGCCACCCTCCGCAAGGCCATGGCAGCATCTTATCGATGAGGCAGAAACCTGCCACCGCACGCGGTGTGTCAGCGGCCGGCGCACTCCGCGAACTCGGCCAGAAACGCCTCCACCGCTGCCCGGTAGGCCTCCGGGGCGTCGTCGTGGATCAGATGCCCCGCACCCGGGACCGCGACGTGTCGGGCGCAGTGACCGCACTCGGCCATCCGGCGCATCTGCCCGGGCGGGGTGACCGAGTCACCGGCTTCGATGAGCAACGCCGGCACCCGCACCGACCGCCACTGCTCCCAGTACTCGCGCACCCCCCATTCGGCGGCGATCTCGATCCAGAACCTCGGCTGGCCGTGCAACCGCCAACCGGTGTCGGTGCGGTCGAAAGCCTCCAGGAAGTACCGCCCGGCGATCGGCCCGAACTCGTCGTAAACCTGCTGCTCGGAATGGAATTCGACGGGAAGGGCGTGCAGCCACGGCTCCCACGGCCCGGTGGTGCGGCCGCGGAAGTCCGGCGCCATGTCCTCCACCACCACGGCGCTGACCAGGTCCGGCCGGGCAGCGGCCAGACACCAGCTGTGCAGGCCGCCCATCGAATGGCCGATCAAAATCGCCGGCCCGCCGAGTTCCCCGACCGCCGCGGCGAGATCGTCGACGAACCGTTCGGTGCTGATCGGGTGCGGATCGAGGACATCCCGGCCCCGGTGCCACGGCGCGTCATAGGTGTGGACCGGGCCGAATCGGGCCAGCCACGGCACCTGGCGCGACCAGGTGCTGCCCCGCCCCATCAGCCCGTGCACCAGCACCAGCGGCGGGCCGCCGGACGCGCCGCCACACGCGGTCAACAGGGAACCGGTCACGGCAGACATCATGCCGAGGACCCCGCCCCGCGGACCGAACCGCCCTGCCCGGAACCGGTAACCTGATCCGCATGGCCGTGGTGAAGATCAACGCAATCGAAGTCCCGCCCAACGCCGGGCCCGAACTGGAGAAGCGGTTCGCGAACCGGGCGCATGCCGTGGACAAGCAGCCCGGGTTCCTCGGGTTCCAGTTGTTGCGGCCGGTCAAGGGCGAGAACCGGTACTTCGTCGTCACCAAGTGGGAGTCCGAGGAGGCGTTCCAGGCCTGGGCCACCGGACCGGCCATCGAAGCCCACGCCGGTGAACACCGCAACCCGGTGGCGACCGGGGCGTCGCTGCTGGAATTCGAGGTCGTGCTCGACGTTGCCGGAAGCGGCGCCGACGAGTAACGCCCGGCGGTCACGACGGCTCATCGGCCTGCTGGCCGCCGCTGTCCTGACCGCTGCCTCAGCCGGGGCCTGTGCCGACCGCGGCACGCCGCCGGCCGATGCCGCCTACGGCACCCACATCCCCACCGGCACCCCGCAGGGTCTGCGGGCCAAGCAGACCATGGACATGCTGAACTCCGACTGGCCGATCGGCGAGCCCTCGGTCAGCACCCTGGCGGCGCCCGAGCACGTCGCCGAGGTCACCGAGAGCATGGAGACGCTCTGGTGGGACCGGCCGATCACGCTCACCGCGGTCGACATCGGAGCCGGCACCGCCACCCTGCGGGTGCGCAACTCCTACGGCGCCGAACAGGACATCGAACTGCGCGTCGACGACG contains:
- the mhuD gene encoding mycobilin-forming heme oxygenase MhuD translates to MAVVKINAIEVPPNAGPELEKRFANRAHAVDKQPGFLGFQLLRPVKGENRYFVVTKWESEEAFQAWATGPAIEAHAGEHRNPVATGASLLEFEVVLDVAGSGADE